From one Paenibacillus terrae HPL-003 genomic stretch:
- a CDS encoding MFS transporter, translating to MNKIGNNHITSTGKPKKAGLRWGIILMLLLGAVVNYLDRSNLSIANTTIAAEFGLSSTQMGLLLSAFLWPYALANLPAGWLVDRFGPKKMFTWASGLWSVATIISAFVNTYSLLYAMRMLLGVSESPFFTSGLKVTERWFAKSERGLPTSIINTGSQIANAIAPPLLTVLMLTMTWRGMFIFVGAMGLIIMLIWLKVYRDPTFAEKQAITQNDMAADVVPAAESNAAQSETQAPTAKWSSLFKNSSTWFMIIGNFGIMFTIWVYLTWLPSYLEKEQGFTLKETGWIASIPFVAGIIGVLLGGFISDYFIRKGVAPVTSRKIPIVGGAILAATSVAPIPFIDNTVVSIALLSVGYFASQLPSGVIWTLAADIAPGEQVASLGAIQNFGGFLGAALAPIATGYILDTTGSFNNVFLLGASLLVMGAISYGVFLKKPITRTT from the coding sequence ATGAACAAAATCGGGAATAACCATATAACATCCACAGGAAAACCCAAAAAGGCAGGTCTGCGCTGGGGCATTATTTTGATGCTTCTGCTTGGGGCCGTCGTCAACTATCTGGACCGATCGAATTTAAGTATCGCGAATACGACCATCGCAGCGGAATTTGGACTATCCTCTACACAGATGGGTCTGCTGCTGTCCGCCTTTCTCTGGCCTTATGCTTTGGCTAATCTTCCGGCAGGATGGCTTGTTGACCGCTTCGGTCCAAAGAAAATGTTCACATGGGCTTCTGGACTGTGGTCGGTCGCAACCATTATCAGTGCTTTTGTAAATACCTATTCTCTGCTGTATGCAATGCGTATGCTGCTCGGTGTGTCGGAATCTCCATTCTTCACATCAGGACTTAAAGTGACCGAAAGATGGTTCGCTAAAAGTGAGAGAGGCCTTCCAACCTCTATTATTAATACGGGCTCGCAAATTGCCAATGCTATTGCTCCGCCCCTGCTGACTGTTCTTATGCTGACCATGACTTGGAGAGGCATGTTTATCTTCGTCGGCGCAATGGGTTTGATTATTATGCTGATCTGGCTGAAAGTTTACCGCGATCCGACTTTTGCCGAAAAGCAGGCCATCACTCAAAACGATATGGCTGCAGACGTAGTTCCTGCTGCGGAATCAAATGCGGCACAATCAGAAACACAGGCGCCAACAGCCAAATGGTCTTCTCTTTTCAAGAATTCCAGCACTTGGTTTATGATCATCGGTAATTTCGGTATCATGTTCACAATCTGGGTATACCTGACCTGGTTGCCAAGCTATCTGGAGAAGGAACAGGGCTTCACGCTGAAAGAAACCGGGTGGATTGCATCCATTCCATTTGTTGCAGGCATTATTGGCGTACTGCTTGGTGGTTTTATTTCCGACTATTTCATCCGCAAGGGGGTTGCTCCTGTGACCTCACGTAAGATACCTATTGTTGGTGGTGCCATTTTGGCGGCGACATCTGTAGCGCCGATTCCTTTTATAGACAATACAGTTGTCAGCATTGCACTTCTCTCTGTCGGTTACTTTGCTTCCCAGTTGCCTTCAGGCGTTATTTGGACATTGGCAGCCGATATTGCTCCGGGGGAACAGGTGGCATCCCTGGGCGCCATCCAAAACTTTGGCGGTTTTCTGGGTGCTGCTCTAGCACCAATTGCAACCGGATACATTTTGGATACAACCGGAAGCTTTAATAATGTATTTTTACTGGGAGCATCCTTGCTTGTTATGGGAGCGATTTCATACGGGGTATTCCTGAAAAAACCGATTACTCGAACTACGTAA
- a CDS encoding IclR family transcriptional regulator has translation MENFKLNKSAERVVDLLVLLSNSSSPLTLNEICKTLGLPKSSAFELVQTLLYKNFIELDDPRLKTYRLGIGAFETGIAYLSNMGIPHLARPLLQELNRQTGSTVFLGVEDKGQIVYLDKAENYSVMRPTAKLGSRRFIHTTGIGKALLAALPTEKIQFILGVDGEIPAKTQYSKVTLQEILQDMTEIRTRGYSIDDREDNLEMYCIGSAIYDQWNQPVAAISVASMYSTMTPEREGMIVKLVKETALKLSSQLGYRGESLYND, from the coding sequence ATGGAAAATTTTAAGCTGAATAAATCAGCCGAAAGGGTTGTCGATCTTCTGGTCCTGTTATCTAATAGCAGTTCCCCGCTGACACTGAACGAAATTTGCAAGACGCTGGGGTTGCCCAAAAGCAGCGCCTTCGAACTGGTGCAGACATTACTCTATAAAAACTTTATTGAGCTGGATGATCCGCGCCTGAAGACCTATCGTTTGGGCATTGGCGCCTTTGAAACCGGTATAGCTTATTTATCCAATATGGGCATCCCCCATCTGGCCAGACCGCTGTTACAGGAGCTGAACAGACAGACGGGCAGCACTGTTTTTCTGGGAGTCGAGGATAAAGGGCAGATCGTGTATCTGGATAAGGCGGAAAATTACTCTGTTATGAGGCCGACAGCAAAGCTAGGCTCACGAAGATTCATACACACCACAGGAATCGGTAAAGCACTTTTGGCAGCGTTACCAACGGAAAAAATCCAGTTTATTCTGGGAGTAGACGGAGAAATTCCGGCCAAAACACAATACTCAAAGGTAACGTTACAAGAAATTTTGCAGGATATGACGGAAATTCGGACGCGTGGCTACTCCATTGATGACCGGGAAGACAATCTGGAAATGTATTGCATCGGTTCTGCGATATATGACCAATGGAATCAACCGGTGGCAGCGATTAGTGTGGCGAGTATGTACTCTACCATGACACCGGAGCGCGAGGGTATGATCGTCAAGCTAGTCAAGGAAACAGCGCTAAAGCTCTCCAGCCAGTTGGGATACCGTGGTGAAAGTCTGTATAACGATTAG
- a CDS encoding sensor histidine kinase yields the protein MKRYMHKIKYQGLFFKIFVVMVVSITAVSLLTSLVTIRMSERLFAETFSITNAKVLSQIQSSFESFNDSIVNAVTHASENGTVKNYLTGGQSDSINSARIYFGMAQQMKQIKSNVDAYDVSVAITGMNGRSFYSDSSYWPVTAEELRNSLVTARSAAQPTRLMYQLDTDLLRQQMNNTGHKPTPYIIASKAFMERTSGTLYGMIYIAIREPEFRRFYNNFTSNGNDVLILDKSGLIVSSNRQDLIGQHSRELLGYATKINEQGLNYINANVMNKESILLSNYIPSYDFYLVNMIDRQTAIGQIIDVKSVVLICIGIVLIALLIVFLISRRLIRSLTRLVKQMSTVREKNFDNYLPVTGSYEVRQLSHAYNYMLDELNDYIRKLLETQKGQRNAELAALQRQINPHFLYNTLASIKMLVLKGNKETAAETINALISLLQNTISNVSETITIEQEMANMQNYVFINHVRYGQRVQVNYFVSPDCLEYHVPKLIIQPFIENSFFHAFNEKTAGHIYILVSKTDDTLICEVVDDGDGMDLDGHTAKDGLPNPKSKRQLFTGIGVQNVHNRITLLYGEEYGVTISSKKGEGTKVKLTLPLIVKPAPPIS from the coding sequence ATGAAAAGGTATATGCATAAAATTAAATATCAAGGTCTGTTCTTTAAAATATTTGTCGTTATGGTGGTCAGCATCACCGCGGTGTCCTTGCTGACCTCTTTGGTGACGATTCGAATGTCTGAACGACTCTTTGCCGAGACATTCAGTATTACGAATGCCAAGGTACTCAGCCAGATTCAATCCAGCTTTGAGTCCTTCAATGACTCGATTGTGAATGCCGTAACCCATGCTTCGGAAAACGGGACGGTCAAAAACTACCTGACAGGCGGCCAATCCGATTCCATTAACTCGGCACGCATCTACTTCGGTATGGCACAACAAATGAAGCAGATTAAATCAAATGTCGACGCCTATGATGTCAGTGTCGCCATAACGGGCATGAACGGCCGAAGCTTCTATTCCGACTCGTCCTACTGGCCGGTAACTGCGGAGGAGCTCAGGAACAGTTTAGTTACAGCCCGAAGCGCGGCACAGCCGACACGGCTTATGTATCAGTTGGATACTGATCTGCTTCGTCAGCAAATGAATAATACTGGACATAAACCCACACCCTATATTATCGCCTCCAAGGCATTTATGGAGCGGACTAGCGGTACGTTGTATGGCATGATCTACATTGCCATTCGCGAGCCCGAATTCCGCCGCTTCTATAACAACTTCACAAGCAACGGCAATGATGTACTTATTTTGGACAAATCGGGGCTCATTGTGTCGAGCAACCGTCAGGACTTGATCGGGCAACACTCCCGTGAGCTGCTGGGCTATGCGACAAAAATCAATGAGCAAGGGCTAAATTACATTAATGCAAACGTGATGAACAAGGAAAGTATCCTCCTTTCCAACTATATTCCTTCGTATGATTTTTACCTGGTTAACATGATCGACAGGCAAACCGCAATTGGGCAAATTATTGACGTTAAATCTGTTGTATTGATCTGCATTGGCATCGTGCTGATTGCTTTGTTGATCGTTTTTCTGATCTCCCGGCGTTTGATTCGTTCTTTGACTCGGCTGGTTAAGCAAATGTCGACGGTCCGCGAGAAAAATTTTGATAACTATCTCCCGGTAACGGGCAGCTATGAGGTCAGACAGTTGAGTCATGCCTACAATTACATGCTGGATGAGCTGAATGACTATATTCGTAAGCTGCTGGAGACGCAAAAAGGACAACGGAATGCAGAGCTGGCTGCACTGCAACGGCAGATCAATCCACATTTTCTGTACAATACACTGGCTTCGATCAAAATGCTGGTGCTCAAAGGAAACAAGGAAACCGCCGCCGAGACGATCAATGCGCTCATTTCCCTACTGCAAAATACAATCAGCAATGTGAGCGAAACGATCACCATCGAGCAAGAAATGGCCAACATGCAAAATTATGTGTTCATTAACCATGTTCGCTACGGGCAGCGGGTACAGGTGAATTATTTTGTATCGCCGGATTGTCTGGAGTACCATGTGCCCAAGCTAATTATTCAGCCTTTTATCGAAAATTCTTTTTTCCATGCATTTAATGAGAAAACTGCGGGTCACATCTATATACTGGTGTCCAAAACGGACGATACATTGATCTGTGAGGTGGTCGACGATGGGGACGGTATGGATTTGGACGGGCATACAGCAAAGGATGGACTACCCAATCCTAAGAGCAAGCGCCAACTGTTTACTGGCATCGGCGTCCAGAATGTACACAACCGCATTACCCTTCTATATGGAGAAGAGTATGGCGTGACCATCTCCAGCAAAAAAGGCGAGGGCACCAAAGTGAAATTGACACTGCCATTGATCGTAAAACCCGCCCCTCCTATCTCATAA
- a CDS encoding ClbS/DfsB family four-helix bundle protein yields the protein MPSYHYASKAELKEAIHASYLLLDGEYKEVDENQKDIRISEVDKTPTEIIAYQLGWLHLVMSWDRDEKEGKDVIMPAPNYKWTGSNPKWPMARWIHINSVAPFKTFRAKIRKWKKYNALH from the coding sequence ATGCCCAGCTACCACTACGCTTCCAAAGCCGAGTTAAAAGAAGCGATTCATGCCTCCTACTTACTGTTAGACGGTGAATACAAAGAGGTTGACGAGAACCAAAAGGATATCCGGATATCTGAAGTAGATAAAACACCCACAGAAATCATTGCCTACCAGCTTGGATGGCTTCATCTTGTCATGTCATGGGACAGGGACGAAAAGGAAGGAAAAGACGTCATTATGCCTGCACCGAATTATAAGTGGACAGGCAGTAATCCGAAGTGGCCCATGGCTAGATGGATTCACATCAACTCAGTGGCACCCTTTAAAACATTCAGAGCCAAGATACGAAAATGGAAGAAATACAATGCTCTGCATTGA
- the udk gene encoding uridine kinase, whose product MLIIGIAGGTGSGKSTVARAVVERLGSNKVTFISQDNYYKDHSHLSYAERALVNYDHPFAFDNELLIEHLHCLKEGQATQAPVYDFTVHARSTDETVELLPNHIVMLEGLHVLSDEKLRQLLDIKVFVDTDPDVRILRRVLRDIEERGRTIQSIHDHYLSTVKPMHEAFIEPSKKYADLILPEGGHNEVGIQLLSILTEKYLAGDRTWGTA is encoded by the coding sequence ATGCTTATTATTGGTATTGCCGGCGGTACAGGTTCCGGTAAATCGACGGTAGCACGCGCTGTCGTTGAACGTCTGGGATCAAACAAAGTGACTTTCATATCTCAGGATAACTACTATAAAGACCATTCACATCTGAGCTATGCTGAACGTGCTTTGGTCAATTATGATCATCCGTTTGCCTTTGACAACGAATTGCTTATTGAGCATCTTCATTGTCTGAAAGAAGGACAAGCGACGCAAGCGCCAGTGTATGACTTCACGGTTCATGCGCGTTCTACAGACGAAACGGTAGAGCTTCTGCCGAATCATATTGTCATGCTGGAAGGACTGCACGTACTGTCTGACGAAAAGCTCCGTCAACTGCTCGACATCAAGGTATTTGTCGACACCGATCCGGATGTGCGCATACTTCGCCGGGTACTTCGGGATATTGAGGAACGAGGCCGCACCATCCAGTCGATCCACGATCACTATTTGAGTACGGTCAAGCCTATGCATGAAGCATTTATTGAGCCCTCCAAGAAATACGCGGACCTGATCCTCCCTGAGGGAGGCCATAATGAGGTTGGCATTCAACTGCTATCTATTTTGACTGAAAAATATTTGGCAGGAGATCGGACGTGGGGAACTGCATAA
- a CDS encoding bifunctional 2-keto-4-hydroxyglutarate aldolase/2-keto-3-deoxy-6-phosphogluconate aldolase has product MMWKKFNNLKKIADTGIVLIIRLDNEQEALAVAEAAVKGGIKALEITMSVPNALHVIQTLAEKYREEDVLVGAGTILDAETARAAILAGAELLVSPQLNPEMIKMANRYQAVTISGAFTPTEVLETLEAGADIVKLFPAEGLGPQYVKSVIAPLPQAPIAPTGGVTPQNVQEWLQAGCIGAGVGSYITKAAQKDGDYSKVTAAAKEFLEAVAAARSI; this is encoded by the coding sequence ATGATGTGGAAGAAGTTCAATAATCTCAAGAAAATAGCGGACACAGGCATTGTGTTGATCATTCGTTTGGACAACGAACAAGAGGCTTTGGCTGTAGCAGAAGCAGCCGTAAAAGGCGGTATTAAGGCGCTGGAAATCACAATGAGTGTGCCGAATGCGCTTCATGTCATTCAAACACTGGCAGAAAAGTATCGTGAAGAAGACGTTCTTGTCGGCGCTGGAACCATATTGGATGCAGAAACGGCAAGAGCGGCTATTCTAGCGGGAGCAGAGCTTCTGGTAAGTCCGCAACTCAACCCCGAAATGATCAAAATGGCCAACCGTTATCAGGCCGTGACCATTAGTGGTGCTTTTACCCCGACGGAAGTATTGGAGACGTTGGAAGCCGGGGCGGACATTGTTAAACTTTTCCCGGCCGAAGGGTTAGGTCCACAATATGTAAAATCGGTTATCGCCCCACTTCCTCAAGCTCCCATCGCCCCTACTGGAGGAGTCACTCCGCAAAATGTGCAGGAATGGTTACAAGCTGGCTGCATCGGAGCTGGCGTAGGAAGCTATATCACCAAGGCTGCGCAAAAAGACGGAGATTACAGTAAAGTTACGGCGGCTGCCAAGGAATTTCTGGAGGCCGTTGCGGCGGCACGTTCCATATAA
- a CDS encoding AAA family ATPase, whose translation MQPTAIFLIGAASSGKSTIGKLIATEYHFAYLDKDIICNKFTGLLLESKGYSPHERDGNTFYSDTIMPLEYQTLLDLANDNLQLGRSVVLDAPFLGYFSNKDYIRELKEKYDWHHVRPLVLQVDVDFDTLKERMKARGLERDEWKFAHWDAFVEGIRARRCLWEDIEIRHFDNSPAEVDKNRLHNTLSFKKTTTSL comes from the coding sequence ATGCAACCTACAGCTATATTTTTAATCGGGGCTGCCAGTTCAGGTAAATCTACGATAGGTAAGCTCATTGCTACAGAATATCATTTTGCTTATTTGGATAAAGATATCATCTGTAATAAGTTCACCGGTCTACTGCTGGAGTCCAAAGGATACTCGCCGCATGAGCGGGACGGCAACACTTTTTATAGCGATACGATCATGCCGCTTGAATATCAGACTTTGCTGGACTTAGCCAATGATAACCTTCAATTGGGGAGATCCGTCGTTCTGGATGCACCGTTTCTCGGTTATTTTTCTAACAAAGATTACATTCGGGAATTAAAAGAAAAATACGACTGGCATCATGTCAGACCGCTTGTATTACAGGTGGACGTGGATTTTGACACATTAAAAGAGAGGATGAAAGCCCGTGGATTGGAGCGGGATGAATGGAAATTTGCCCATTGGGATGCTTTTGTGGAAGGAATCCGTGCCAGAAGGTGTCTATGGGAAGATATTGAGATCCGGCATTTTGATAATAGCCCTGCTGAAGTAGATAAGAACAGGCTGCACAATACACTTTCCTTCAAAAAGACAACAACCTCTTTGTAA
- a CDS encoding response regulator transcription factor, which translates to MKELCNILIVDDEILVRQGIKHHLSWEQYGFRIVGEASNGKEALELIETLRPHIVITDIVMPIMDGEELTRIVRQSYPDIEVIVLSSYGEFNYVRSTFQQGVADYILKPKLDTDELLQVLQRTARKIPSIQYQADAGDNRITMDHVIEKLISGYSIDYDMELLKQDFPYARFALIGVEQAEPQGKGLSLPASDLFSKLTDRVTTACEQLVLRQLPSAANAAVFLANLDPRELHSWMAAVREVAQESKQVEPQTGWGVSRLFDDFNQISEVYQEELPKLLSYRFYFPGTALLMEDELPKPVQVNSSFNLKQFTEEMKREHFETAFQDLRSYVAAMSGNYTSTAFEFKSLLGNIVFNITILLGNQGYDMKELDATKYSYFKAINDAPHVHEAVRLLETFLEEANMQILANTQQGSSASMKKLLEYIEEHHAETLNLTTLGQYFHFNPSYLSSYFTAHHTEGFSEYLNKIRVEKAAELLRSGTMSISEISSAVGYSDPSYFTKVFKKVTAYSPSQYRREHLH; encoded by the coding sequence ATGAAAGAGCTATGCAATATTTTGATAGTAGATGATGAGATATTGGTACGACAAGGGATCAAGCATCATTTATCGTGGGAACAGTATGGATTTCGCATTGTAGGCGAGGCTTCTAATGGAAAAGAAGCGTTAGAGCTGATTGAAACTTTGCGCCCGCATATTGTCATTACGGATATCGTGATGCCTATCATGGATGGCGAGGAACTGACGCGTATTGTCAGACAGAGCTATCCTGATATTGAGGTCATTGTGCTCAGTAGCTACGGCGAGTTTAATTACGTGCGATCCACCTTCCAGCAAGGTGTTGCTGACTATATTTTGAAGCCCAAGCTGGACACGGATGAGCTGCTGCAAGTGCTCCAGAGAACGGCCCGCAAAATTCCGTCTATTCAGTATCAGGCAGATGCCGGGGATAATCGAATTACGATGGATCATGTGATAGAAAAGCTCATTTCCGGCTATAGCATCGACTATGATATGGAACTGCTGAAACAGGATTTTCCGTATGCTCGTTTTGCACTCATAGGCGTCGAACAGGCGGAACCACAGGGGAAAGGCCTCTCCCTCCCTGCCTCGGACCTATTTTCCAAGCTCACCGATCGAGTGACAACTGCCTGTGAACAATTGGTGTTGCGGCAACTGCCGTCTGCTGCAAATGCGGCTGTTTTTTTAGCCAATCTTGATCCGCGTGAATTACACTCCTGGATGGCTGCGGTCAGGGAAGTAGCTCAGGAGTCGAAGCAAGTCGAGCCACAGACGGGCTGGGGGGTCAGCCGTCTATTTGATGATTTTAATCAGATTAGCGAGGTCTATCAGGAGGAACTGCCAAAGCTGCTCAGCTATCGCTTTTACTTTCCGGGAACTGCGCTCCTGATGGAAGACGAACTTCCCAAGCCTGTTCAGGTGAACAGCTCGTTTAACTTAAAGCAGTTCACAGAAGAGATGAAGCGCGAGCATTTTGAAACGGCCTTTCAGGACTTAAGATCTTATGTAGCTGCCATGTCCGGCAACTATACGTCCACCGCTTTTGAATTCAAATCGCTTCTTGGAAACATCGTGTTTAACATTACCATTTTGCTCGGGAATCAGGGGTATGATATGAAAGAGCTGGATGCGACAAAATACTCCTATTTCAAAGCCATAAATGATGCACCTCATGTCCATGAAGCTGTGCGATTGCTGGAGACCTTTTTAGAGGAAGCGAACATGCAGATTTTGGCTAATACGCAGCAAGGAAGCAGTGCGAGCATGAAGAAGCTGCTGGAATATATCGAGGAGCATCACGCTGAGACGCTCAATTTGACGACACTCGGTCAATATTTTCATTTTAATCCCTCGTATTTGTCGAGCTATTTTACAGCGCATCATACAGAGGGCTTCAGCGAGTATTTGAACAAAATTCGGGTTGAAAAGGCTGCGGAGCTACTGCGGTCGGGTACGATGTCCATTTCGGAGATTAGCAGCGCCGTCGGCTATTCGGACCCCAGCTATTTTACCAAAGTGTTCAAAAAGGTAACGGCTTACTCCCCCAGTCAATACCGCCGGGAGCATCTCCATTAG